The bacterium DNA window GATTAGCACGGATAAATACAGAGGACAGAAGATAGATGAGAAAGGGAGAAACGGGGAAATCTGTGTCCCCTGCAGGGCACAAAGGATGATGAAAAATAATAGCACGCTGATGACGCTGATAATGCGGATATTCGCGGATACAAAATAGAAGATAGAGGACAGAAAAAAAGAAAGAAATCAGCGAAAATCCGTTAAATCCGTGTCATCCGTGTTCTATTCTTAAAGCTATTTTCAGGGGAAATTAAAAATCTGTGAAATCTGTGGTAAAATCTTGCGGATATTTTCAGGGCACGAATTTTCCGTGTTTCATCCGTGTCCATCTATGGCTGGATTTGTTGAGGAGCATTCAATTTTAGTAATAAGGAGTTATTGAATGGGGCTTCCTGCAAAAAAAATAGAAGAACGATGGACTTATGGTGATTATCTAAAATGGCCAAATGAAGAACGGTGGGAATTGATAGATGGAATAGCCTATGATATGAGTCCATCTCCTTCAAGAAGGCATCAGGAAATAGTTGGGAGTATATTTGTCCAATTCCATAATTATTTAAAGGACAAATCCTGTCAGGTGTATGTTGCCCCTTTTGATGTCCGATTGCCTGAGGCTGACGAGGCGGAGGAAGAGATAGAAACCGTAGTTCAACCAGATATTGTCGTTGTTTGTGAGACGAAGAAACTTGATGACCGTGGATGTCTCGGTGCCCCGGATATAATCATAGAAATATTATCCCCATACACCGCCAAAAAAGACCTGATTACCAAATACCACTTATATGAAAGGCATCAGGTCAAACAGTACTGGATATTTGACCCGATAACTGAAGAGGTGGTGATATTTAAACTTAAAGAGAATAAATATGTAGAGCCTGAAGAATATAAAAAAGAAGAGAAGATACAGGTGGATATCTTTAAAGGTTTAGAAATAGATTTGAGCACAATATTTCCTGCTGAGTGAATACGAATTACACAAATGGACGAATGACACGAATAAAGAATAAGCAGGACACAAAGTGGTAAATTTCATACAAGAGGATGTGAAATTAAAGATGAAAAAAGGAAAAAATAAGGGGCTTTTGGATAAAAAGAGGTTTGAATGGATAGAAGAGGAAAGAAAGAAGGAATTAAGAAATCTTACAATGGATATGGCTGTGAAACAAGTAGAAAGATTTCTTTCCTCAAGATTTGTTTTGGAGTTAAAGGGAAGTTTCAGAAATGACACACCTTGCTCTCTTAAGATAGGTTTAAAAAGAAAATGCTCTTAGATGATGTATATAAAAAAATAGTTTCCTTCCTTAATAAAAATGGATATAATTATTTAGTGATTGGCGGTATTGCAGTAGGTGTGCTTGGAGAAGCAAGGTTTACAGAGGATGTTGATCTGTGTTTGTTTATAAAAAAGAAGGATGTTTTAGATTTTCTTAAAAAGGCACACGAGGAAGGGTTTTCTTTTAACAAAGAAAGGATAAAGGCTCAAATGAAAATAGCGG harbors:
- a CDS encoding Uma2 family endonuclease — translated: MGLPAKKIEERWTYGDYLKWPNEERWELIDGIAYDMSPSPSRRHQEIVGSIFVQFHNYLKDKSCQVYVAPFDVRLPEADEAEEEIETVVQPDIVVVCETKKLDDRGCLGAPDIIIEILSPYTAKKDLITKYHLYERHQVKQYWIFDPITEEVVIFKLKENKYVEPEEYKKEEKIQVDIFKGLEIDLSTIFPAE